A genomic region of Lytechinus pictus isolate F3 Inbred chromosome 2, Lp3.0, whole genome shotgun sequence contains the following coding sequences:
- the LOC129253721 gene encoding glutathione S-transferase omega-1-like, with translation MSVSRQHLKKGDPNPPLRPDVLRIYSMGFCPFAQRALLVLAAKNVKYEVVNCNLNQKPEFLLERNPAGTVPVLEYQGNVVTESLIICDLLEDLFPDKPLLKAKDPFQRAKNRLAVDKFGPIVSLFYKVGYNPDDTEAKGTLRKLLKEYQAFCIAKNTNFIGGDQWGMVDLMIWPWIERMHVLGDDIVAEYVPEFKAWIDRMETIPAVQACQISKEKLVHLYAGYFARNAVYD, from the exons ATGAGTGTGTCAAGACAACACCTCAAAAAAG GGGACCCTAACCCACCATTGAGGCCCGATGTTCTCCGTATATACAGCATGGGATTCTGTCCATTCGCACAACGAGCTCTGCTGGTCCTGGCTGCAAAAAATGTCAA GTATGAAGTGGTCAACTGTAACCTTAACCAGAAACCAGAATTTTTGCTGGAACGGAACCCCGCTGGGACAGTTCCTGTCCTAGAATACCAAGGAAATGTTGTAACCGAGTCCCTCATCATCTGCGATCTTTTGGAAGATCTCTTCCCAGACAAGCCACTGCTGAAGGCCAAGGATCCTTTTCAGAGAGCAAAGAATAGATTGGCAGTTGACAAATTTGGTCCG ATTGTCTCACTCTTTTACAAAGTTGGCTACAATCCAGATGATACTGAAGCCAAAGGTACATTGAGGAAACTTTTGAAGGAGTACCAGGCGTTCTGCATagcaaaaaatacaaatttcatcgGTG GTGACCAGTGGGGCATGGTTGACCTCATGATCTGGCCCTGGATCGAACGCATGCACGTACTCGGTGACGACATCGTCGCGGAGTACGTCCCGGAGTTCAAGGCATGGATTGATCGCATGGAAACCATTCCGGCCGTTCAGGCTTGTCAAATCTCAAAGGAAAAGTTGGTCCATTTATACGCTGGATATTTTGCTCGGAATGCAGTTTAcgattga